A stretch of Candidatus Symbiobacter mobilis CR DNA encodes these proteins:
- the ybgF gene encoding tol-pal system protein YbgF has translation MTWPICPGQYSVASWCRTMVFAVGVCGSVSASAALFEDGEARKAILDLRQKFESQKLAVEQAKQACTTHGASQADSLLALQRQIELLRGELAQLRGEQEKLAAALAEEQRQRKDETRSVADRLGKLEPAKVNVDGAEFVADPAERREYDAAMQAFKQGDYLGAQQQFVAFIERYPGSGYLLSAFFWLGNAQYATRDYKEAIFNFRAMVSRAPKHIRSPEAILAVASCQLELKDVRAARKTLQELIQTYPKSEAAVAARERLAALNK, from the coding sequence ATGACTTGGCCGATCTGCCCTGGGCAGTATTCGGTGGCATCATGGTGCAGAACGATGGTGTTTGCCGTTGGGGTATGCGGTAGCGTCAGTGCCAGCGCCGCCTTGTTTGAAGACGGCGAGGCGCGCAAAGCCATCCTGGATCTGCGCCAGAAATTTGAAAGCCAGAAGCTGGCCGTGGAACAGGCCAAGCAGGCATGTACTACCCATGGTGCTTCGCAGGCAGATAGCCTATTGGCTTTGCAGCGACAAATCGAGCTGCTGCGTGGGGAACTTGCGCAGTTGCGCGGGGAACAGGAAAAGCTGGCCGCCGCCCTGGCCGAAGAGCAGCGTCAGCGCAAGGATGAGACACGTAGTGTTGCCGACCGCCTCGGGAAGCTCGAACCTGCCAAGGTCAATGTTGACGGAGCCGAATTTGTCGCAGATCCTGCCGAGCGCAGAGAGTACGACGCGGCAATGCAGGCTTTCAAGCAGGGCGACTATCTTGGCGCGCAGCAGCAGTTCGTTGCGTTCATTGAGCGGTATCCGGGCAGTGGTTACCTGTTGTCCGCGTTCTTCTGGTTGGGGAATGCCCAGTACGCGACGCGGGACTACAAGGAAGCGATCTTCAACTTCCGTGCGATGGTCTCCCGCGCTCCCAAGCACATTCGTTCCCCGGAGGCCATCCTCGCCGTAGCCAGTTGTCAGCTCGAACTCAAGGATGTGCGGGCAGCGCGCAAGACGCTCCAGGAGCTGATTCAGACGTACCCGAAGTCCGAAGCTGCCGTTGCAGCCCGGGAACGTTTGGCAGCCCTCAACAAGTAA
- a CDS encoding DUF808 domain-containing protein, producing MATSLLALLDDIASLLDDVAVLSKVAAKKTVGVLGDDLALNAQQVSGVHADRELPVVWAVCKGSFRNKLVLVPLALVLVTLVPWAVTPLMVIAGVYLAYEGVEKLAHAQHHPAHAHVVDVDHTAHAADLAAQAPEHESSRIRGAIRTDFILSAEIIVLSLGTVRESPWPVQAAVLSAIAVAMTVGVYGVVALIVKLDDLGLYWSQRTGTTPLRALQRRAGVGILALAPRLMQAISLLGMVAMFLVSGGILAHGIPAIEHGIDHISAMAGWAAPVVALGADALVGLVAGVLALGIALAAKRLSH from the coding sequence ATGGCTACAAGTCTTCTCGCCCTACTGGACGACATCGCCAGCTTGCTCGACGATGTGGCAGTTCTGTCGAAAGTGGCAGCCAAAAAAACCGTGGGGGTACTGGGGGACGACCTGGCCCTGAACGCCCAGCAGGTGTCCGGAGTACATGCCGACCGCGAGCTACCGGTGGTGTGGGCTGTATGCAAAGGGTCTTTTCGCAATAAGCTGGTGTTGGTGCCTCTGGCGCTCGTCCTGGTGACGCTCGTGCCCTGGGCCGTGACGCCTCTGATGGTGATCGCCGGGGTGTATCTGGCCTACGAAGGGGTGGAAAAGCTCGCTCATGCCCAGCACCACCCTGCCCATGCGCATGTGGTCGATGTCGATCACACTGCCCACGCTGCCGACCTTGCAGCACAGGCTCCGGAGCACGAATCCTCGCGCATCCGAGGGGCGATTCGCACCGACTTCATTCTCTCGGCGGAAATCATCGTCTTGTCGTTGGGCACCGTGCGGGAGAGTCCATGGCCGGTGCAAGCAGCCGTGTTGTCCGCAATCGCCGTGGCAATGACCGTGGGTGTCTACGGTGTTGTGGCACTGATCGTCAAGCTCGACGACCTGGGCTTGTATTGGAGCCAGCGCACAGGTACTACCCCCCTGCGTGCCTTGCAACGCCGCGCAGGGGTAGGCATCCTCGCCCTGGCTCCCCGGTTGATGCAGGCCATTTCTTTGCTGGGGATGGTGGCGATGTTTCTCGTCAGCGGGGGCATCCTAGCGCACGGCATCCCAGCCATCGAACACGGCATCGACCACATCAGTGCCATGGCTGGGTGGGCCGCGCCGGTAGTCGCGCTGGGGGCGGATGCCCTGGTCGGTCTGGTCGCAGGGGTTTTGGCGCTGGGGATTGCACTGGCTGCCAAGCGCCTCTCGCACTGA
- a CDS encoding putative bifunctional diguanylate cyclase/phosphodiesterase has protein sequence MTQHLLRLWFASDLVLLHKRRERRMLIMTSLTMIVMGMLWGTIFLWQGHWILVGMDLVLIGSGLAVLTLLTRGQVRYANVLLFSILSVLVGTIALVFDAPTISAPRSTHLYLLPLGLAALIAFREEPLWIRHAIAMLCIGAFITLASSTAMLFPGYNLDDTLRVPGTWVQTLAATTLLFLLFHIVQTDATERTTLEGELLQALAQQQFRMHFQPQVNAGGLVVGAEVLLRWQHPRRGLIGPAYFIGAAETNGLILPIGQWVLEQACAQLQAWSQDAVLRTLALAVNVSQRQFRQPDFVERTLDAIQRHRIHADQLELELTETMLMEDIEAVREKMLLLCSRGLSFSLDDFGTGYSSLSYLKRLPLHKLKIDRSFVSDVPEDSHSASIVRWVVSLGQSLGLSVIAEGVETTEQRTFLQQNGCVLYQGYLFRPALPLEEFEAYVRHANGPT, from the coding sequence ATGACCCAGCATCTATTGCGGCTCTGGTTTGCGTCGGATCTGGTGCTGTTGCACAAGCGTCGGGAGCGCCGCATGCTCATCATGACGAGCCTGACGATGATCGTCATGGGCATGTTGTGGGGCACCATCTTCCTGTGGCAAGGGCACTGGATCCTCGTCGGGATGGATCTGGTACTGATCGGTTCCGGCTTGGCTGTGCTGACACTGCTCACGCGCGGACAAGTGCGCTACGCCAATGTGCTGCTCTTTTCCATACTCTCGGTACTGGTGGGCACCATTGCCCTGGTATTCGATGCGCCCACCATTTCCGCCCCCCGTTCTACGCATTTGTACCTGTTGCCACTGGGGCTTGCGGCGTTGATCGCGTTTCGGGAAGAACCCCTGTGGATTCGCCACGCAATCGCGATGCTATGTATTGGGGCGTTCATCACGCTGGCTTCTTCCACGGCAATGCTATTTCCAGGCTACAACCTGGACGATACGCTGCGTGTCCCCGGGACGTGGGTGCAAACCTTGGCCGCAACGACCCTGCTATTCCTTCTTTTCCACATCGTGCAAACGGATGCCACCGAAAGGACGACGCTTGAAGGGGAACTGCTCCAAGCGCTGGCCCAACAACAGTTCCGTATGCACTTTCAACCCCAGGTCAATGCTGGGGGCCTGGTCGTCGGCGCTGAAGTATTGCTGCGCTGGCAACATCCCAGGCGTGGCCTTATCGGCCCAGCCTACTTCATTGGCGCAGCGGAGACCAACGGCCTCATCCTCCCTATCGGGCAGTGGGTACTCGAACAAGCCTGCGCCCAGCTCCAAGCATGGTCGCAGGATGCGGTATTGCGCACACTGGCACTGGCCGTCAACGTCAGTCAACGGCAATTTCGCCAGCCGGACTTCGTCGAACGCACCCTGGATGCCATCCAGCGCCACCGTATCCATGCAGACCAACTCGAACTAGAACTGACCGAGACGATGCTGATGGAAGATATCGAAGCCGTTCGCGAGAAGATGCTTCTGTTGTGCAGCCGTGGTTTGAGTTTTTCGCTGGACGATTTCGGTACCGGGTATTCCTCTTTGAGCTATCTCAAACGGTTGCCATTGCACAAACTCAAGATCGACCGTTCTTTCGTTTCCGACGTGCCGGAAGATTCGCATAGTGCATCCATCGTCCGATGGGTGGTATCGCTGGGGCAAAGCCTCGGTTTGTCGGTGATCGCCGAAGGGGTGGAAACCACCGAGCAGCGCACCTTTTTGCAACAAAACGGTTGCGTGCTGTACCAGGGTTACCTATTCCGGCCTGCGCTGCCGCTCGAAGAATTCGAGGCCTATGTTCGCCATGCCAATGGCCCTACATGA
- the pal gene encoding peptidoglycan-associated lipoprotein Pal — protein sequence MKTWWIAMACVVALAGCATKVPLNEVPVETAEPDPMTQQQDDGAAAVDTAQPAATDLSPATTETVVDGAPLTNIIYFDYDSTMIRPEFQSVVAGHAQKALGNSSLRLVLEGHADEMGSREYNLALGQRRAESVRNSLTILGVPSSQIEAISFGEEKPAVLGASDDAYAKNRRVEVRYP from the coding sequence ATGAAAACATGGTGGATAGCGATGGCTTGTGTGGTTGCCTTGGCTGGTTGTGCCACCAAGGTTCCCTTGAATGAAGTGCCGGTGGAAACTGCCGAGCCTGACCCTATGACGCAGCAGCAAGACGATGGGGCCGCAGCCGTGGATACTGCGCAGCCAGCAGCCACCGATCTTTCCCCCGCTACCACAGAAACTGTCGTGGACGGTGCCCCCCTCACGAACATCATTTATTTCGACTACGACAGTACCATGATCAGACCTGAGTTCCAGTCTGTCGTCGCAGGCCACGCGCAAAAGGCCCTGGGCAACTCCTCGCTGCGGTTGGTGCTGGAAGGTCATGCGGACGAAATGGGCAGCCGCGAATACAACCTGGCTTTGGGGCAGCGCAGGGCAGAGTCGGTGCGCAATTCCTTGACGATCCTGGGAGTCCCTTCCAGCCAAATCGAAGCCATCAGCTTTGGCGAGGAAAAGCCCGCCGTACTGGGAGCCAGCGATGATGCGTATGCCAAAAATCGTCGGGTGGAGGTGCGCTATCCATGA
- a CDS encoding tRNA threonylcarbamoyladenosine dehydratase → MTLSWQERFGAVERLLGSVGAQAIASAHVAVVGLGGVGSWAVESLARSGVRALTLVDFDDVAPGNINRQLHATDATVEMPKVAAMRDRVLSYHPQCLVHCVPQRIGVEQTTLACLEGVDALIDACDEVRAKVALAQWALAHPQCAFVMVGAAAGKRCAHLVDVADLAEVCHDPLLAKVRNALRRNLAMPRCRGKAGLCTVYSPEPMPTLSPTAQQSCPTWGLGNHGWGCLVSVTATLGHCAAGCIVQRLVECAGERTVAVLPHS, encoded by the coding sequence GTGACCCTTTCATGGCAGGAGCGCTTTGGCGCAGTCGAGCGATTGCTGGGTTCCGTCGGTGCGCAGGCCATTGCCAGCGCCCACGTCGCCGTGGTGGGGCTGGGTGGGGTGGGGTCGTGGGCTGTCGAGTCTTTAGCGCGTAGCGGGGTACGCGCTCTGACGCTCGTCGATTTCGACGACGTGGCGCCAGGGAACATCAACCGCCAATTGCATGCCACCGATGCCACAGTGGAAATGCCCAAGGTCGCTGCGATGCGTGACCGGGTGCTGTCCTACCATCCCCAGTGTCTCGTGCATTGCGTGCCGCAGCGAATAGGCGTGGAACAGACTACGTTGGCTTGTCTGGAGGGGGTAGACGCCTTGATCGATGCCTGCGACGAGGTCCGTGCCAAGGTTGCCCTCGCGCAATGGGCGCTGGCCCATCCGCAGTGTGCTTTCGTCATGGTTGGGGCGGCTGCGGGAAAGCGCTGCGCGCACCTCGTGGACGTTGCCGACTTGGCAGAGGTTTGTCACGACCCGTTGCTGGCCAAGGTGCGCAACGCATTGCGCCGAAACCTGGCCATGCCACGTTGTCGCGGCAAGGCGGGCCTTTGCACTGTGTACAGCCCGGAGCCTATGCCGACCCTATCTCCCACTGCGCAGCAGTCCTGCCCGACTTGGGGGCTGGGAAACCACGGGTGGGGTTGTTTGGTGAGTGTGACCGCCACTTTGGGGCACTGCGCTGCGGGCTGCATCGTGCAGCGTCTCGTAGAGTGTGCCGGGGAGCGGACAGTGGCTGTTTTGCCGCATTCCTGA
- the hemH gene encoding ferrochelatase translates to MVSAPAATAVLYCNLGTPASPTVRDVRRYLREFLSDRRIVDMSRPLWWLLLHGVILPTRPQSSAAKYAHIWTEEGSPLLVWTQRQGAGLQAALARRGHAVTVYTAMRYGQPAIPAALDALQEQGVRRVLIVPAYPQYSSTTTASVNDAVGQWAAAAPNQPEFRSIRSFGDDDRYIAALAATVRRHWAQHGQPDVLLMSFHGLPQRTVDRGDPYRDECLQTAQKLAQALALSPPQYRITFQSRVGWARWLEPYTEATLVELARQGIRRVDVVCPSFVCDCLETLEEIGHEARTTFLAAGGQWLGCIPSLNDNPEWIAALASLVEDHLQGWPTDGS, encoded by the coding sequence ATGGTTTCCGCCCCTGCTGCCACCGCCGTGCTGTACTGCAATCTGGGCACACCTGCTTCCCCCACCGTGCGCGATGTGCGCCGGTATCTGCGCGAATTCCTCAGCGACCGTCGCATCGTGGATATGTCACGGCCGCTATGGTGGTTGCTGTTGCATGGGGTCATCCTGCCCACGCGCCCCCAGTCTTCCGCAGCCAAGTACGCGCATATCTGGACTGAGGAAGGTTCCCCGCTGCTGGTGTGGACACAGCGCCAGGGCGCAGGGCTCCAGGCCGCGTTAGCCCGGCGCGGCCATGCGGTAACGGTATATACGGCGATGCGCTACGGTCAACCCGCCATTCCGGCTGCGCTGGATGCATTACAAGAGCAGGGGGTTCGGCGTGTGCTCATCGTGCCGGCCTACCCGCAGTATTCGTCAACGACCACAGCCAGCGTCAACGACGCCGTAGGCCAATGGGCAGCCGCAGCACCTAACCAGCCGGAGTTCCGATCAATACGGAGTTTCGGAGACGATGACCGATATATCGCAGCGCTGGCGGCGACGGTTCGTCGGCACTGGGCACAACATGGCCAGCCTGATGTGCTGCTGATGAGTTTTCACGGGCTACCCCAACGTACCGTGGATCGTGGAGACCCCTACCGCGACGAGTGCTTGCAGACTGCGCAAAAACTTGCCCAAGCCTTGGCTTTGTCCCCTCCGCAATACCGCATCACCTTCCAGTCCCGGGTGGGGTGGGCGCGGTGGCTGGAGCCGTATACGGAAGCCACACTCGTCGAGCTGGCCCGGCAAGGCATCCGCCGTGTCGATGTGGTGTGCCCGTCTTTCGTTTGCGACTGCCTCGAAACCCTGGAAGAAATCGGCCACGAAGCGCGTACCACCTTCCTTGCAGCGGGGGGGCAATGGCTGGGTTGCATTCCCAGCCTCAACGACAACCCGGAATGGATTGCCGCACTCGCCAGCCTCGTCGAAGACCACCTACAGGGATGGCCCACGGATGGTTCATGA
- the tolB gene encoding Tol-Pal system beta propeller repeat protein TolB, whose protein sequence is MLRCVLRWCCLCLLGMGLAPSWAQFRVEVSGVGLTQLPVTVAPFRGQEEAGQKMSGIVLADLERSGRFHAVDVTLGAVDENAMPPLGSLRKAGSDAVVVGSVTRLADGKFDVRFRLWDIVQGKDLGGHSYVVPPHRLRLAAHKAADYVYEKLTGDKGVFSTRIAYVTKSGSRYQLWVADADGDNAQSALTSPEPIISPAWSPDGNRLAYVSFEARKPVVYVHDIGTGRRRIVANFKGSNSAPAWSDDGKTLALTLSRDGGSQLFLLHADGGEPRRLLQSSSIDTEPTFAPDGKSIYFVSDRGGAPQIYRTTLTGRNVERVTFVGNYNVSPSISPDGRWMAYVARVGNEFKLHLMELQTKELRAITSTVADENPAFAPNGKMLIYATQIDGMEALMTTTLDGRVKARLSGQSGDIREPDWSPFLEQ, encoded by the coding sequence ATGCTTCGTTGTGTATTGCGTTGGTGCTGCCTGTGCTTGCTGGGCATGGGCCTTGCCCCCTCCTGGGCACAGTTTCGCGTCGAGGTTTCCGGCGTAGGGTTGACCCAGTTGCCGGTCACCGTCGCGCCCTTTCGGGGACAAGAGGAGGCAGGGCAAAAGATGTCCGGGATCGTCTTGGCCGATCTGGAACGCAGCGGTCGTTTTCATGCTGTTGACGTCACGCTAGGTGCGGTCGATGAAAACGCGATGCCTCCTCTGGGGTCGTTGCGGAAGGCAGGGTCAGACGCTGTGGTTGTGGGCAGCGTCACCAGGCTGGCAGATGGGAAGTTCGACGTCCGTTTCCGCTTATGGGATATCGTCCAAGGCAAAGACTTGGGCGGGCATAGTTACGTCGTCCCCCCACATCGGTTGCGCTTAGCAGCGCATAAAGCGGCAGATTACGTCTACGAAAAATTGACTGGAGACAAGGGCGTTTTTTCGACCAGGATTGCCTATGTCACCAAGTCTGGCTCCCGGTATCAGCTTTGGGTTGCCGATGCCGACGGCGACAACGCGCAATCTGCATTGACCAGTCCGGAACCGATCATTTCCCCTGCTTGGTCACCCGATGGCAATCGGTTGGCATACGTGTCGTTCGAGGCGCGCAAACCTGTCGTGTATGTGCATGACATTGGTACCGGCAGGCGCCGTATCGTCGCCAATTTCAAGGGTTCCAACAGCGCCCCAGCCTGGTCTGATGATGGCAAAACCTTGGCTCTGACGTTGAGCCGCGACGGTGGCTCGCAGCTTTTCCTGCTCCATGCCGACGGAGGGGAGCCGCGCAGGTTGCTCCAATCCTCCAGCATCGATACCGAACCCACCTTTGCGCCAGATGGCAAAAGTATCTATTTCGTCAGCGACCGGGGAGGGGCGCCGCAAATCTACCGCACGACCTTGACCGGGCGTAACGTGGAACGGGTCACGTTCGTGGGGAATTACAACGTTTCCCCGTCGATCAGCCCCGACGGCCGCTGGATGGCTTACGTTGCGCGGGTGGGCAATGAATTCAAACTGCATCTGATGGAATTGCAGACCAAAGAGCTTCGCGCCATCACGTCGACCGTCGCGGATGAAAACCCTGCATTCGCACCGAACGGCAAGATGTTGATCTACGCTACGCAAATCGACGGAATGGAAGCGCTGATGACCACCACGTTGGATGGACGGGTCAAGGCGCGGTTGAGCGGGCAGAGCGGCGATATCCGCGAGCCGGACTGGAGCCCTTTTCTGGAACAGTAA
- a CDS encoding DMT family protein — protein sequence MGSIPAHPTNTPRSFPFPVPPLAFVAEVASTEASLRCAGVQTVLLLLASNVFMTVAWYGHLKFGRDWPLWQAIVVSWGIALIEYCLAVPANRMGYGQFSGFQLKIIQEVATLTVFIGFAMLVLRERFAWNYAMAFLCLACAVGFAFYPPATP from the coding sequence GTGGGTTCGATCCCCGCACATCCCACCAACACTCCCCGTTCGTTTCCCTTCCCTGTTCCTCCCCTTGCGTTCGTTGCCGAAGTGGCGTCGACCGAGGCGTCTTTGCGCTGTGCTGGCGTGCAAACCGTTCTCCTGCTACTGGCCTCCAACGTCTTCATGACGGTGGCGTGGTACGGACACCTCAAATTTGGCAGAGACTGGCCGCTTTGGCAAGCGATTGTCGTTTCGTGGGGAATCGCGTTGATCGAATATTGCCTGGCCGTACCGGCCAACCGGATGGGTTACGGGCAGTTCAGCGGGTTCCAGCTCAAGATCATCCAAGAAGTGGCCACGCTCACCGTGTTCATCGGTTTTGCCATGCTCGTCTTGCGCGAGCGGTTTGCCTGGAATTACGCCATGGCTTTTTTATGCCTGGCGTGTGCGGTGGGGTTTGCCTTCTACCCCCCGGCAACTCCGTAA
- a CDS encoding branched-chain amino acid transaminase → MTLPALSDRDGKIWMDGQLVEWRDAKIHVLTHTLHYGCGVFEGLRAYKTNAGTAIFRLEDHTRRLLDSAKILRMRIGFGMEEIMQAHRDVVRANGLESCYLRPLAWIGSHKLGISPKGNTVHLMVAAWAWGAYLGDEGLTRGIRVKTSSYTRHHVNVSMTQAKAVSNYTNSILANMEATEDGYDEALLLDPHGFVSEGSGENLFLVRDGVVYTPDLSSGALNGITRNTVLGICSDLGIRVVEKRITRDEVYVCDEAFFTGTAAEVTPIRELDRIELGKGAHVGRRGPVTEQIQSAFFDIVHHRNPKYSHWLTMV, encoded by the coding sequence ATGACACTGCCTGCTTTGTCGGATCGCGATGGAAAAATCTGGATGGATGGGCAGTTGGTGGAATGGCGGGACGCAAAGATCCACGTTCTTACCCATACCCTCCACTACGGTTGTGGAGTGTTCGAGGGCTTGCGTGCCTACAAGACCAACGCTGGCACAGCCATCTTCCGGCTGGAAGACCATACGCGCCGCTTGTTGGATAGCGCCAAAATTTTGCGTATGCGCATCGGGTTTGGCATGGAGGAAATCATGCAAGCCCACCGAGACGTGGTCCGGGCCAACGGACTGGAATCGTGCTACCTGCGCCCTCTGGCCTGGATTGGTAGCCACAAGCTCGGCATCAGCCCCAAAGGGAATACCGTGCATCTGATGGTCGCCGCATGGGCATGGGGTGCTTACCTGGGCGATGAAGGCTTGACCCGGGGGATTCGCGTCAAGACATCAAGCTACACCCGGCATCATGTCAATGTCTCGATGACACAAGCCAAGGCGGTGAGCAACTACACCAACTCGATCCTGGCGAATATGGAAGCCACGGAAGACGGCTACGACGAGGCTTTGCTACTCGATCCCCACGGCTTCGTCTCTGAAGGGTCGGGAGAAAACCTGTTCCTCGTCCGCGACGGCGTCGTCTACACGCCGGATCTCTCCAGCGGCGCGCTCAACGGCATCACGCGCAATACGGTGCTTGGCATTTGCAGCGATCTGGGGATCCGGGTCGTGGAAAAACGCATCACCCGTGACGAGGTGTACGTCTGCGACGAAGCCTTCTTCACAGGGACTGCCGCAGAAGTCACGCCCATCCGCGAACTGGACCGCATCGAACTCGGCAAAGGCGCTCACGTTGGTCGTCGTGGCCCGGTGACGGAACAAATCCAGTCGGCGTTTTTCGACATCGTCCATCACCGCAATCCCAAGTACTCGCACTGGTTGACGATGGTGTAG
- the argA gene encoding amino-acid N-acetyltransferase, with the protein MSSVFHFTFVPWFRSVAPYIHKFRHQTFVVGLCGEAIAAGKLPSLAQDLALIQSMGVRVVLVHGFRPQVNEQLRAKGHQSRYHKGIRITDEVSLDCAQEAAGQLRYEIEAAFSQGLPNTPMAGATVRVISGNFLTARPVGIVEGVDFQHSGVVRKIDTAGILRSLDMGALVLMSPFGFSPTGEAFNLTMEEVATSVAVALQADKLLFVTEIPGIAAIPTQPVGPDNPIDTELSLALAEKFLAELPEANQPTNPAFYLQHCVKACKGGVERSHIIPFAVDGSILLEVYVHDGIGTMVVDEKLESLREATVDDVGGILQLIEPFEKDGTMVKRSRTEIERDIGLYTVIEHDGVIFACAALYAYPEARTGEMAALTVSPDVQGQGDGERVLKRIEQRARLAGLDSIFVLTTRTMHWFLKRGFMQVDPEWLPEARKRKYNWDRRSIVLVKKLHESAAP; encoded by the coding sequence ATGAGCTCTGTATTCCATTTCACTTTCGTTCCCTGGTTTCGGTCGGTCGCTCCGTACATCCACAAATTTCGGCACCAGACCTTTGTTGTGGGGCTATGTGGGGAGGCCATCGCCGCAGGAAAGCTTCCCAGTCTTGCTCAAGATTTGGCGTTGATCCAGAGCATGGGTGTGCGGGTCGTGCTGGTCCATGGCTTTCGTCCACAGGTTAACGAACAACTTCGAGCCAAGGGACACCAGTCCCGCTACCACAAAGGGATTCGCATCACCGACGAGGTTTCGCTTGACTGTGCGCAGGAGGCAGCCGGCCAGCTTCGCTACGAAATCGAGGCCGCATTCAGCCAGGGGCTACCGAATACCCCGATGGCTGGGGCGACGGTGCGGGTCATTTCCGGCAACTTTCTGACTGCACGGCCTGTGGGCATCGTCGAAGGAGTAGATTTTCAGCATTCCGGGGTGGTACGCAAGATCGATACCGCCGGAATCCTTCGCTCGCTAGACATGGGCGCGCTGGTACTGATGTCTCCGTTCGGCTTTTCACCGACAGGGGAAGCCTTCAACCTCACGATGGAAGAAGTGGCCACGTCCGTGGCTGTGGCATTGCAGGCCGACAAATTGTTGTTCGTGACGGAAATTCCCGGTATCGCTGCCATTCCCACCCAGCCCGTGGGGCCGGACAACCCTATCGATACGGAACTCTCGCTGGCTTTGGCAGAAAAGTTCCTCGCAGAGCTGCCCGAAGCCAATCAACCCACCAACCCAGCCTTTTACTTGCAGCACTGCGTCAAGGCCTGCAAGGGAGGGGTGGAGCGCAGCCACATCATTCCTTTTGCCGTCGATGGGTCGATCTTGTTGGAGGTCTACGTGCATGATGGCATCGGCACGATGGTTGTCGATGAAAAGCTCGAAAGCCTGCGTGAGGCCACCGTCGACGACGTCGGCGGCATCCTCCAGCTCATCGAACCTTTCGAAAAGGACGGAACGATGGTCAAGCGCAGCCGCACGGAAATTGAGCGGGACATCGGCTTGTATACCGTCATTGAGCACGATGGAGTGATCTTTGCCTGCGCTGCGCTCTATGCCTACCCGGAAGCGCGTACCGGAGAAATGGCCGCGTTGACCGTATCCCCCGATGTGCAGGGGCAAGGCGATGGAGAGCGTGTGCTCAAGCGCATCGAACAGCGTGCGCGGCTGGCAGGGTTGGACAGCATCTTCGTGCTGACGACCCGAACCATGCACTGGTTCCTCAAAAGGGGTTTCATGCAGGTTGACCCCGAGTGGCTGCCCGAAGCGCGCAAGCGCAAATACAACTGGGATCGGCGCAGCATCGTCCTCGTCAAGAAGTTGCACGAGTCTGCTGCGCCCTAG
- a CDS encoding EF-hand domain-containing protein, whose product MGSIASIGAAGSTWLQRSPMQEKLFAKVDADSSGSVNSTELQSMLDDVGTKTGQSFDSKALFTSMDTNSDGSLGQEELADGMRGVLPPPPTTMEFAQSRGMSDSGEPSAPGEANAAGQPPGGPGGMRPAGGPPPGGGPGAAGGPGGGSGGGPGGAPGAGSATSQTNATYDPLDTNEDGEVSEQERLAGEIKKAAEEAATEEGWVTLLQQVYEPAESTSTVDTMV is encoded by the coding sequence ATGGGTTCCATTGCAAGCATTGGCGCAGCAGGAAGCACATGGCTCCAACGCAGTCCGATGCAAGAAAAATTGTTTGCCAAGGTCGATGCCGACAGCAGCGGTAGCGTCAATTCGACAGAGCTGCAAAGCATGCTGGATGATGTGGGAACGAAGACGGGACAGTCCTTCGACTCGAAGGCGCTGTTTACGTCGATGGACACCAACAGCGACGGCAGTCTGGGACAGGAAGAGCTTGCCGACGGCATGCGCGGAGTATTGCCACCCCCTCCTACGACGATGGAGTTTGCCCAAAGCCGGGGCATGTCCGACAGTGGCGAGCCATCGGCCCCTGGCGAGGCCAATGCCGCAGGCCAACCCCCCGGCGGCCCGGGCGGGATGCGGCCAGCCGGTGGGCCCCCTCCGGGTGGTGGGCCTGGCGCGGCGGGGGGGCCTGGTGGGGGTTCAGGCGGTGGCCCCGGTGGCGCACCCGGGGCGGGTTCCGCGACATCACAGACCAATGCAACGTACGACCCTCTCGATACGAACGAGGACGGTGAAGTCTCCGAGCAGGAACGCCTGGCCGGGGAGATCAAGAAGGCAGCGGAAGAAGCGGCTACCGAAGAAGGGTGGGTTACGCTGCTACAGCAGGTATACGAACCTGCCGAATCGACCAGCACTGTGGACACCATGGTGTAG